Proteins encoded in a region of the Streptomyces sp. NBC_01471 genome:
- the paaN gene encoding phenylacetic acid degradation protein PaaN has translation MQLTELSQTHRPTLDQALEAIRTRAYWTPHPEHPKAYSGDGKAAFDALLGGRIDLGQPGTDDWTGGEVSPYGVELGITYPHPDLDVLLPAMSAGTAAWRAAGPETRAVVCLEILARISARTPEFAHAVMHTSGQAFMMAFQAGGPHAQDRGLEAVAYAYAEQVRTPSSADWSKPQGKRDPLELRKSFTAVGRGISLLIGCNTFPTWNGYPGLFASLATGNPVLVKPHPRAVLPLALTVQVARDVLSEAGFDANLVALAAERPGEGIAKSLAVRPEVRIIDYTGSTAFGDWLEANARQAQVYTEKAGVNTVVIDSTDDYKGMLSNLAFSLSLYSGQMCTTPQNLLIPSDGISTDAGHKTYDEVVTDLAAAVSGLLGDDARANALLGALVNPDVRARLEAAAGLGEVALASREIIHPDFPDAVVRTPAIVKLDGARKHWDTADADAAYLSECFGPVSFAVAVESTGSALDLLRRTIHDKGAMTVGAYTTSTEVEQAVEEVCLEECAQLSLNLTGGVYVNQTAAFSDFHGSGGNPAANAALCDGAFVANRFRTVEVRRQA, from the coding sequence ATGCAGCTGACCGAGCTGTCCCAGACCCATCGGCCCACGCTCGACCAGGCCCTCGAAGCGATCCGTACGCGTGCGTACTGGACGCCCCACCCCGAGCACCCCAAGGCATACAGCGGTGACGGAAAAGCGGCCTTCGACGCCCTGCTGGGCGGGCGCATCGATCTGGGCCAGCCAGGCACCGACGACTGGACGGGCGGCGAAGTATCGCCGTACGGAGTCGAGTTGGGCATCACCTATCCGCACCCCGACCTGGACGTCCTGCTGCCGGCGATGAGCGCGGGAACGGCGGCGTGGCGCGCCGCCGGCCCCGAGACCCGGGCCGTGGTCTGCCTGGAGATCCTGGCGCGGATCAGCGCCCGCACACCGGAATTCGCCCACGCGGTCATGCACACCAGTGGCCAGGCGTTCATGATGGCCTTCCAGGCGGGCGGCCCGCACGCCCAGGACCGCGGCCTGGAGGCCGTCGCGTACGCCTATGCCGAGCAGGTCAGGACGCCGTCGTCGGCTGACTGGTCCAAGCCGCAGGGCAAGCGCGACCCACTGGAACTGCGGAAGTCCTTCACCGCGGTCGGCCGCGGCATCTCCCTGCTGATCGGCTGCAACACCTTCCCCACCTGGAACGGCTATCCGGGCCTGTTCGCCTCCCTGGCCACCGGAAACCCGGTCCTGGTCAAGCCGCACCCGCGCGCGGTGCTGCCGCTCGCCCTCACCGTCCAGGTGGCCCGCGACGTCCTCTCCGAGGCCGGGTTCGACGCGAATCTGGTCGCGCTGGCCGCCGAGCGGCCCGGCGAGGGAATCGCCAAGTCCCTCGCCGTCCGCCCGGAGGTCAGGATCATCGACTACACCGGTTCGACCGCCTTCGGCGACTGGCTGGAGGCCAACGCCCGCCAGGCGCAGGTCTACACGGAGAAGGCCGGGGTCAACACGGTCGTCATCGACTCCACGGACGACTACAAGGGCATGCTCTCCAATCTGGCCTTCTCGCTCTCCCTGTACAGCGGCCAGATGTGCACCACTCCGCAGAATCTGCTGATCCCGTCCGACGGCATCAGCACGGACGCAGGCCACAAGACGTACGACGAGGTGGTCACCGACCTCGCAGCGGCGGTGTCGGGGCTCCTGGGCGACGACGCCCGGGCGAACGCGTTGCTGGGCGCGCTGGTCAACCCTGATGTACGGGCCCGCCTCGAAGCAGCTGCGGGACTCGGCGAAGTGGCCCTCGCGTCACGGGAGATCATCCACCCCGACTTCCCGGACGCCGTGGTCCGTACGCCCGCGATCGTCAAGCTGGACGGCGCGCGGAAGCACTGGGACACGGCGGACGCCGACGCGGCCTATCTGTCCGAGTGCTTCGGCCCTGTCTCGTTCGCGGTGGCCGTCGAATCGACCGGGTCCGCACTCGACCTGCTCCGCCGCACGATCCACGACAAGGGAGCGATGACGGTGGGCGCGTACACCACATCGACCGAGGTGGAGCAGGCCGTGGAGGAGGTCTGTCTGGAGGAGTGCGCCCAGCTCTCCCTGAATCTGACGGGCGGCGTCTACGTCAACCAGACCGCCGCCTTCTCGGACTTCCACGGCTCGGGCGGCAACCCCGCGGCGAACGCGGCGCTGTGCGACGGGGCGTTCGTGGCCAACAGGTTCCGGACGGTGGAGGTCCGCCGCCAGGCGTGA
- the paaC gene encoding 1,2-phenylacetyl-CoA epoxidase subunit PaaC — translation MTAALALGDDALVLSHRLGEWAGHAPVLEEEVALANIALDLLGQARVLLSLVGDEDELAYLREERAFHNLQLVEQENGDFAHTIARQLFFSTYQHLLYDGLAGGNGPLAPLAAKAVKEVAYHQDHAEQWTLRLGDGTAESHERIQRGLNALWRFTGEMFQPVEGVDVDWAGLEDNWSESVTVLLSRATLSVPDGARAGAWSAGAGRQGLHTEPFGRMLAEMQHLHRSHPGATW, via the coding sequence ATGACGGCGGCTCTCGCCCTCGGCGACGACGCACTGGTCCTCTCGCACCGGCTGGGCGAGTGGGCAGGTCACGCGCCGGTCCTGGAGGAGGAGGTGGCACTCGCCAACATCGCTCTCGACCTGCTGGGCCAGGCGCGGGTCCTGCTGTCCCTGGTGGGGGACGAGGACGAGCTCGCGTACCTTCGTGAGGAGCGCGCCTTCCACAACCTCCAGCTGGTCGAGCAGGAGAACGGCGACTTCGCGCACACCATCGCCCGGCAGCTCTTCTTCTCCACCTACCAGCACCTGCTGTACGACGGGCTGGCCGGCGGGAACGGCCCGCTCGCGCCGCTCGCCGCGAAGGCGGTCAAGGAGGTCGCCTACCACCAGGACCACGCCGAGCAGTGGACGCTGCGGCTGGGCGACGGGACGGCCGAGAGCCATGAGCGGATACAGCGGGGGCTGAACGCGCTGTGGCGCTTCACCGGCGAGATGTTCCAGCCGGTCGAAGGGGTGGACGTGGACTGGGCCGGCCTGGAGGACAACTGGTCCGAATCGGTGACGGTGCTGCTGTCGCGGGCCACGCTGTCCGTGCCGGACGGAGCGCGGGCCGGGGCCTGGTCCGCGGGGGCGGGCAGGCAGGGACTGCACACCGAACCGTTCGGACGGATGCTCGCCGAGATGCAGCATCTGCACCGCAGTCATCCGGGGGCGACATGGTGA
- a CDS encoding HTTM domain-containing protein has protein sequence MIARGIQRITEAPLGRYQSAVVRIGFSVTWLLFLLRELPHRRELYGPHSPWDWGMAKQLIDGNHAFTVLMWSDSTVWFEVVYALAVLSSVLLLLGWHTRFASALFMVGVLSLQNRSIFVGDGGDNVIHIMAIYLLVTRCSQVWSLDARRAARTAKAADAAKGTGAAKAGDGSGAAGTGPSRDRVGPLLWSLLGIALAVITLLGKTSGGWELIFWAMWLVQGVWWVVCRIAPGEPRTFLDVVANLAHNAGLVVIMAEVCLIYSTAGWYKIQGSRWEDGTALYYPLNLHYFSPWPGLSSLLATSGVLVMLLTYGTVIVQVAFPFTLFNRRVKNVLLVAMILEHGGIAVLLGLPFFSMAMIAADAVFLPTGFLLWLGGRAAMVTARTRAGARKRAPGDHPTAEGEQGEQPRTLVG, from the coding sequence ATGATCGCCCGCGGTATCCAGCGCATCACCGAAGCCCCGTTGGGCCGCTATCAAAGCGCCGTGGTCCGGATCGGGTTCTCCGTCACCTGGCTGCTCTTCCTCCTGCGGGAGCTGCCGCACCGCCGCGAGCTGTACGGGCCGCATTCCCCGTGGGACTGGGGCATGGCGAAGCAGCTCATCGACGGCAATCACGCGTTCACCGTGCTGATGTGGTCGGACTCCACGGTGTGGTTCGAGGTGGTCTACGCCCTCGCCGTGCTGTCCAGCGTGCTGCTGCTGCTCGGCTGGCACACGCGCTTCGCCTCCGCGCTGTTCATGGTCGGCGTTCTGTCCCTGCAGAATCGGTCCATCTTCGTGGGCGACGGCGGCGACAACGTCATCCACATCATGGCGATCTACCTGCTGGTGACGCGCTGTTCACAGGTCTGGTCGCTGGATGCACGCCGAGCGGCCCGCACCGCGAAGGCTGCCGATGCCGCGAAGGGCACCGGCGCCGCGAAGGCCGGCGACGGCAGTGGCGCCGCCGGCACCGGCCCCTCCCGGGACCGGGTCGGGCCCCTTCTCTGGTCCCTGCTCGGCATCGCACTCGCCGTCATCACGCTGCTCGGAAAGACGAGCGGCGGCTGGGAACTGATCTTCTGGGCGATGTGGCTGGTCCAGGGCGTGTGGTGGGTCGTGTGCCGTATCGCGCCGGGTGAGCCCCGCACCTTCCTCGACGTGGTCGCCAACCTCGCGCACAACGCCGGCCTCGTCGTGATCATGGCCGAGGTCTGTCTGATCTACTCGACGGCCGGCTGGTACAAGATCCAGGGCTCCCGCTGGGAGGACGGGACGGCCCTCTACTACCCGCTCAATCTGCATTACTTCTCGCCCTGGCCCGGACTGTCCTCGCTGCTTGCCACCAGTGGCGTGCTGGTGATGCTGCTGACGTACGGCACGGTCATCGTTCAGGTGGCCTTCCCCTTCACCCTCTTCAACCGGCGCGTCAAGAACGTGCTGCTGGTTGCGATGATCCTTGAGCACGGCGGCATCGCGGTGCTGCTGGGGCTGCCGTTCTTCTCGATGGCGATGATCGCGGCCGACGCGGTCTTCCTGCCGACCGGTTTTCTGCTCTGGCTGGGCGGCCGCGCCGCGATGGTCACCGCACGCACGCGAGCAGGCGCGCGGAAGAGGGCGCCGGGTGATCACCCCACGGCCGAGGGCGAGCAGGGCGAACAGCCCCGTACGCTCGTGGGGTGA
- a CDS encoding DUF5819 family protein, with translation MPREPLKVPGPRETAGSHGAPEPDGAPGPREAVRDRESPGAATGASRGILALSFPYQVAAAIALGLIGVLTAVHLSMVFLHVAPSNTVSKQYGKAVDDWIYPEFEQNWKLFAPNPLQQNIDVQARAEIRTKGGGITTTGWTDLSAEDGAALHHNPLPSHVDQNELRRAWDFFTGSHNNDNQPIGLRGDLSERYIRRIVVMRMSDGQQSGSTVERIQVRSATSSVKAPPWSREKIDTRASYRVLPWWAVVPADRTEGDR, from the coding sequence GTGCCACGAGAGCCCCTGAAGGTTCCGGGGCCGCGTGAGACGGCCGGGTCCCATGGCGCCCCCGAGCCCGACGGCGCCCCCGGGCCCCGGGAGGCTGTCCGCGACCGCGAGTCCCCTGGCGCCGCTACTGGGGCGTCCCGTGGGATCCTCGCCCTCTCCTTCCCGTACCAGGTGGCCGCGGCCATCGCGCTCGGGCTGATCGGGGTGCTGACCGCCGTGCACCTCTCGATGGTCTTTCTGCATGTCGCGCCGTCGAACACCGTGAGCAAGCAGTACGGCAAGGCGGTGGACGACTGGATCTATCCCGAGTTCGAGCAGAACTGGAAGCTCTTCGCGCCCAATCCGCTTCAGCAGAACATCGACGTTCAGGCCCGTGCCGAGATACGGACGAAGGGCGGAGGGATCACCACCACCGGCTGGACCGATCTGTCGGCCGAGGACGGGGCAGCCCTCCACCACAACCCTCTCCCCAGCCACGTCGACCAGAACGAGCTCCGCCGGGCCTGGGATTTCTTCACCGGCTCGCACAACAACGACAACCAGCCGATCGGGCTGCGGGGTGACCTGTCCGAGCGCTACATCCGCCGCATCGTCGTCATGCGGATGAGCGACGGACAGCAGAGCGGTTCCACGGTTGAGCGGATACAGGTGCGCTCGGCGACGTCTTCGGTGAAGGCGCCCCCGTGGAGTCGCGAGAAGATCGACACACGGGCCTCCTACCGGGTCCTGCCCTGGTGGGCGGTTGTCCCTGCGGACCGTACGGAGGGCGACCGGTGA
- the paaA gene encoding 1,2-phenylacetyl-CoA epoxidase subunit PaaA, which yields MATVAYGTDGAPRPSAASGPSAGAVAGPEQARQAAFDAAVAADERIEPRDWMPDAYRASLVRQMAQHAHSEIIGMQPEANWITRAPSLRRKAILMAKVQDEAGHGLYLYSAAETLGTSREELLDKLHSGRQKYSSIFNYPTLTWADVGAVGWLVDGAAITNQVPLCRCSYGPYARAMVRVCKEESFHQRQGFELLLTLSRGTPEQHAMAQDAVDRWWWPSLMMFGPPDDESAHSAQSMTWKIKRHSNDDLRQRFVDICVPQAEALGLTLPDPDLRWNEERGQHDFGSIDWAEFKEILKGNGPCNEQRISQRRRAHEEGAWVREAATVYAAKTAAGAAKSAGAAEQGKARA from the coding sequence ATGGCGACAGTGGCGTACGGGACGGACGGGGCACCACGGCCCTCGGCGGCCTCAGGCCCCTCGGCGGGGGCCGTGGCAGGACCCGAACAGGCGAGGCAGGCCGCCTTCGACGCCGCGGTGGCCGCGGACGAGCGGATCGAGCCACGGGACTGGATGCCGGACGCCTACCGCGCCTCGCTCGTCCGCCAGATGGCCCAGCACGCCCACTCCGAAATCATCGGGATGCAGCCCGAGGCCAACTGGATCACTCGAGCCCCCTCACTGCGCCGTAAAGCGATCCTGATGGCGAAGGTCCAGGACGAGGCAGGACACGGCCTGTATCTGTACAGCGCGGCCGAGACCCTGGGCACGAGCCGCGAAGAGCTGCTCGACAAGCTCCACTCCGGGCGCCAGAAATACTCGTCGATCTTCAACTACCCCACGCTGACCTGGGCCGATGTCGGCGCGGTCGGCTGGTTGGTGGACGGCGCGGCGATCACCAACCAGGTGCCGCTCTGCCGCTGCTCCTACGGCCCGTACGCCCGGGCCATGGTCCGGGTCTGCAAGGAGGAGTCCTTCCACCAGCGCCAGGGCTTCGAGCTGCTGCTCACCCTCAGCCGCGGCACGCCGGAGCAGCACGCGATGGCCCAGGACGCCGTGGACCGCTGGTGGTGGCCGTCGCTGATGATGTTCGGCCCCCCTGACGACGAGTCCGCCCACTCCGCGCAGTCCATGACCTGGAAGATCAAGCGGCATTCGAACGACGACCTGCGCCAGCGCTTCGTGGATATCTGCGTCCCCCAGGCCGAGGCCTTGGGGCTCACCCTTCCCGACCCCGATCTCCGGTGGAACGAGGAGCGGGGCCAGCACGACTTCGGCAGCATCGACTGGGCCGAGTTCAAGGAAATCCTCAAGGGCAACGGCCCCTGCAACGAACAGCGGATCAGCCAGCGCCGCCGGGCCCACGAGGAGGGCGCCTGGGTCAGGGAGGCGGCGACCGTGTACGCCGCGAAGACAGCAGCCGGCGCGGCGAAGAGCGCCGGCGCAGCAGAGCAAGGGAAGGCGCGCGCATGA
- a CDS encoding TrmH family RNA methyltransferase: MLSGEPTQYDDAFVSEIGVGPHPLPWPEGAQYDQELLAAGDRRNVVDAYRYWTREAIVADLDTRRHDFHVAVENWSHDFNIGSVVRTANAFLAKEIHIVGRRRWNRRGAMVTDRYQHVRHHPDTESLTAWAAAEGLPIIGIDNLPGAVPLERTELPRRCVLLFGQEGPGLTEDARNHAERVCSIAQFGSTRSINAGAAAAIAMHAWVQRYAEID, translated from the coding sequence GTGCTTTCCGGCGAGCCGACTCAGTACGACGATGCCTTCGTATCCGAAATCGGTGTCGGACCGCACCCGCTGCCGTGGCCCGAGGGTGCGCAGTACGACCAGGAACTGCTGGCCGCAGGGGACCGCCGCAATGTGGTCGACGCCTATCGGTACTGGACGCGGGAGGCGATCGTCGCCGACCTGGACACCAGGCGGCACGACTTCCATGTCGCCGTCGAGAACTGGAGCCACGACTTCAACATCGGGTCGGTCGTCCGCACCGCCAATGCCTTTCTCGCCAAGGAGATCCATATCGTGGGGCGGCGGCGCTGGAACAGGCGTGGGGCCATGGTCACCGACCGCTACCAGCATGTGCGTCACCACCCGGACACGGAGTCGCTCACGGCGTGGGCTGCGGCCGAGGGCTTGCCGATCATCGGGATCGACAACCTGCCGGGAGCGGTTCCACTGGAGCGGACCGAGCTGCCGCGGCGGTGTGTGCTGCTGTTCGGGCAGGAGGGCCCCGGACTGACGGAGGATGCGAGGAACCACGCGGAGCGGGTCTGCTCGATCGCTCAGTTCGGCTCGACGCGGTCGATCAACGCGGGTGCGGCCGCCGCGATCGCCATGCATGCCTGGGTGCAGCGGTACGCAGAGATCGACTGA
- the paaB gene encoding 1,2-phenylacetyl-CoA epoxidase subunit PaaB, translating to MTATSENSPAAGDWPLWEVFVRSRRGLAHTHCGSLHAPDAEMALHHARDLYTRRNEGVSIWVVPSTAVTASSPDEKDSFFEPAGDKPYRHPTFYEIPEGVQHL from the coding sequence ATGACCGCCACATCCGAGAACAGCCCGGCCGCCGGGGACTGGCCGCTGTGGGAAGTGTTCGTGCGTTCGCGGCGCGGGCTGGCCCACACGCACTGCGGCAGCCTGCACGCGCCGGACGCGGAGATGGCTCTGCATCACGCCCGCGATCTCTACACCCGCCGGAACGAGGGCGTCTCGATCTGGGTGGTCCCCTCCACCGCTGTGACCGCGTCTTCGCCCGACGAGAAGGACTCGTTTTTCGAACCGGCCGGTGACAAGCCCTACCGGCACCCCACGTTCTACGAGATCCCGGAAGGGGTGCAGCACCTATGA